The following is a genomic window from Variovorax paradoxus.
CGCGGTAGAGCCGGGCCAGCGGGCCGCGCACCGCCGAGGGAGCCGCGCGGTGAGCTTCTTCGAGCGCCGGGCCGTCGAGCTGGGCGGTGTACATGCCGCGCGCCCGCTCCAGCAGGTTGTGCGCCTCGTCCACCAGCACGGCTGCGCGCCACTCGGCGTCTTTCATGGTGGCAAAGAGAAAGGCGCTGCCGTCGAAGTAGTAGTTGTAGTCGCCCACGATCACGTCGCACCAGTGCGCCATTTCCTGCGCAAGGAAATAGGGGCACACGGTGTGTGCCAGCGCAATGTGCCGCAGCGCCTGCCGGTCGAGCCGGGCGGTGCGCGCGGCCTCTTCCCGTGCGGCGGGCAGGCGGTCGTAGAAGCCTTTGGCAAGCGGGCATGAGTCGCCGTTGCAGGCCCGGTCTGGGTATTCGCACACCTTCTCGCGCGCGGTGAGCTCGAGCACTCGCACCTGCGCGCAGTCTTTGCCCAGCAAGCGCAGCGCGTCCAGCGCCACGGCGCGGCCGGAGGTCTTGGCGGTAAGAAAGAAGATCTTGTCGATCTTTTGCGCGGCCCGGGCCTTGAGCAGCGGAAAGATGGTGGCCAGCGTCTTGCCGATGCCGGTGGGGGCCTGCGCCATGAGGCAGCGGCCGTTCACGGCGGCGCGGTACACGGCCTCTGCCAGTTCACGCTGGCCCGCACGGAACGCGCCGTGCGGAAATCCGAGCCGGGCGAGCGCGCCATCGAGCGCTGCATGGTGCGCGGCTTCAGCCTCTGCCCAGGCGCTGTAGCACGCGCACAAGCGCTCGAAATGCGCCTGCAGCGCCGCCCGCTCGTGCTGCTCTTCGAGCACGGTTTCGTCGCCGGTGGCCAGATCGAGGTACACCAGCGCCACGGTCATGCGTTCGTAGCCGTGCAGTTCGCACAGCATCCAGCCGTAGGTGCGCGCCTGGGCCCAGTGCAGGGCCCGGTGGTTGCCGCGAATGGCGTCGAAGTCGCCGCGGAAGGTCTTGATTTCTTCGACCCGGCGTTCGCGCGGATCATGGCCGTCGGCCCGGCCCCGCACCTTGAGCGCGCCCCAGTGCGAAACCAGCGCCACCTCGCTCTGGTAGCCATTGCCACGCCGCCCCTGTACCAGCGCGTGGCCGGCCATGCCCTCGAGCGCGCTGGGCGCGGGCACAAAACGCAGGTCGAGATCGCCCGCCTTGGCCGCAAAGGCACACAGCGCCTTGACGGACACCGTACGCTCCCCGGGCGGATCGATCACCCCGTTCTGCAGCTTGGTCGAAGGATTCGCGGTCACTTGGATGGCACTGTATGAAAGAACAGTATAACGGCGAGCCCGAGGTGGCGCTCCGCATTGCCGCACAAGAACGTCTCGGGGCCTTCTCCGACACAAAGGACCTCTGACTTCGGCAAAACTAGAAAAGTTTTGCTTACAAATCTCGCCTTAATGAAAACTCCGACCGCGATCGACCCCGATGATTTCGACCGCCTGCTGAGCCGAAACCTGAAACTGCCGTTGCTCGGAGGCCTGATCGGCGCCCTGGTGTTCGTTGGCCTGATCGTCTATCTGCTGTCGACCATCGGCGCGGTCGAGCACTCGGACCGCGTGACGCGCAGCGCAAGCGAGCTGCAGCGGCGCAGCATCGATATGGAAACCGGGCTGCGCGGTTTTCTCATTACGGGCGACGAGAGCTTTCTGGAGCCCTACCAAACCGCCTTGCCAAGAATCAAGGGTGAGATCGACTCGCTGCGCAAGCTGGTTTCGGACAACCGGCAGCAGCTGGAGCGGCTGGAGCGCATAGACGCCATCCAGCAGGACTGGAATGAATATGCCCGCGGCCTGATTGCCGTGCGCAAGACCGGCGCCGACTACCAGCAGGCGGTGCGGCAAGGCCGCGGCAAGCAGCTGAGCGATGCCATGCGCGCCGAGTTCGCGGGGTTTATCGAGACCGAACAGGGCTTGCGTTTTCAGCGCAGCGAACAGGCCAACCGCACGAGCTGGCTGGTGGTGGGCACGTTCCTGCTGTTCACGCTGCTGTTCACCGGCCTGGTGGCGTACTTCGGCCGGCGGCAGCTGATGCGGCTTTCGGACAGCTACGACGTGGTGCTGCAGGAGCAAGCCGCGCATGCCGATCGGCTGGCGCAGCAAGCGTGGCTGCGCAGTGCGCAAACAGAGCTGGTGGGCGACCTGGTGGGCGAACTGAGCGCCAACGACCTGGGCCGCAAGGTCCTGGCCTTTTGCTCGCGTCACCTGGGCAGCGCCGTGGGTGCGCTGTATGTTCGCGAACGGGACGGGTCGCTGCGCCGCGCGGCGAGCTATGGCTTCTCGATGGAGGCGGAGGCCTCGCCGCAAGTGTTCTCCCCCACCCAGAGCCTGATCGGCCAGGCTGCGGCGGAGCGGCGGCGCATGCTCATCGAGCCGATCCGGGCGGACTACCTGAAGGTGAATTCGGGCCTGGGCGAAATGGCGCCCTCGGCCGTGCTGCTGATGCCGGTGTCGAGCAACGGCGTTGTCAACGGCGTGGTCGAGCTGGGCCTTCCGGCCGCGCCCGATTCGCGCGCCAACGAACTGCTCGACCTGGTGGGCGAAGACATCGGCGACTCGCTGGCAGCAGCCCGCTATCGCGAACAGCTGCAGGACGCGCTGGCCGAAACGCAGCAGCTCAACGAAGAGCTGCAAGTGCAGCAGGAAGAACTGCGCACCGCCAACGAGGAGCTCGAAGAGCAATCGCGCGCGCTGCGGGCTTCGCAGGCCATGCTTGAAAACCAACAGGCCGAGCTGGAACAGACCAACAGCCAGCTTTCCGAGCGCACCGAGGCGCTGGACCAGCGCAACGCCGCCCTGCGCCGGGTGCAGCGCGACCTGGAAGACCGCGCCGACGAGCTGCAGCGGGCAAGCCGCTACAAATCGGAGTTTCTGGCCAACATGTCGCACGAACTGCGCACGCCTCTCAACAGTGCGCTCATCCTTGCGAAGCTGCTCGGCGACAACCCGCAGGGCAACCTGAGCCCGGAGCAGGTGAAGTTCGCCGAATCGATCTATTCGTCGGGCAACGACCTGTTGACGCTCATCAACGACATCCTGGACATCTCCAAGGTCGAGGCGGGCAAGCTGGAGATCGTGGTCGAGAACGTGGCGCTCGACAAACTCGCGCAAAGCCTGGAGAGTACCTTCAAGCCCGTGGCCGCCGAAAAGCGGCTGGCTTTCAGGCTGGAAATGCGCCCGGGCACGCCGCCCCTGCTGGTGACCGACCGGCACCGGGTCGAGCAGATCCTGAAGAACCTGCTCTCCAACGCAATCAAGTTCACCGACAGCGGCGAGGTGGCGCTAGTGGTTTCCGCCGCGCCGGACGGCGGTGCGGTCTTCGCGGTTTCGGATTCGGGCATCGGCATTGCACCCGACCAGCAAGCACTGATCTTCGAAGCCTTTCACCAGGCCGACGGCACCACCAGCCGCCGCTATGGCGGCACGGGCCTGGGCCTTTCGATTTCGCGCGACCTCACGGGGCTGCTAGGCGGCACGCTCGCGGTGCAGAGCCAGCCTGGGCAGGGCAGCACCTTCACGCTGCAGTTGCCGGCCGTGGCGCCGCAGGGCTTGCAAGAGCCGGCCCCGGCTCCCGCCAAAGCGGCAGCCGTGCAGGCCCCCTCTCCCATTGCTTTCACAGGACACTCGCCGCCGGTGGCCCCGGGGCCGCACGGCGCCGTGCCGCCACCGCTTTTTGCCGACGACCGCGAGCTGCCGCGCGACCAGGTGCGCCGGGTGCTCGTGATCGAGGACGAGCCGCAGTTCGCGCACATCCTCTACGACCTGGCGCACGAGCTTGGCTACCGCTGCCTGGTGGCGCACGGTGCCGCCGACGGCTTTGAATTGGCGCAGCAGTTTGTGCCCGATGCAATCCTCCTCGACATGCGGCTGCCCGACAGCACCGGCCTGGACGTTCTGCAGCGCCTGAAGGATTCGCCGAAGACGCGCCACATTCCGATCCATGTGGTGTCGGCCGCCGACAACGCACAGGCCGCCGCGCTGCACATGGGCGCCATCGGCTATGCGCAGAAGCCGGCCACGCGCGCCGAGCTGATGCAGGTGTTCGCGAGGCTCGAAGAAAAGCTCACGCAAAAGGTCAAGACCGTGCTGCTGGTCGAAGACGATGCGCTGCAGCGCGAGAGCGTGATCCGGCTCATCGGCGACGAAGACATCGAGATCATTGCCGTGGGCTCCGGCGGAGAAGCGCTCGAGCTTTTGCGCAGGCGGGTGTTCGACTGCATGATCACCGACCTGCACCTGCCCGACATGCAGGGCAGCGAGTTGCTCAAGCAGATGGCGGCCGAAGAAATCGTCTCGTTCCCGCCGGTGATCGTCTACACCGGGCGCAACCTCACGCGCGACGAAGAGGCCGAACTGCAGCGCTATTCGCGCTCGATCATCATCAAGGGCGCCCGTTCGCCGGAGCGGCTGCTCGACGAGGTCACGCTGTTCCTGCACAAGGTGGAAGCCGAGCTTTCGAGCGAGCGCCAGGGCATGCTCAAGGCCGCGCGCGGGCGCGACCGCATCTTCGAGGGCCGCACCATCCTGCTGGTGGACGACGACGTGCGCAACATCTTCGCGCTGACGAGCGCACTGGAGCAGCGCGGCGCCGCGGTCGAGATCGGCCGCAACGGCCGCGAGGCGCTCGAAAAACTCGCCCACGTGCGCGAGATCGACCTGGTACTGATGGACGTGATGATGCCGGAGATGGACGGCCTGGAAGCCACGCGCCGCCTGCGCGCCGACCCGCGCTTCGACAAGCTGCCCGTGATCGCGATTACCGCCAAGGCCATGAAGGACGATCGCGAGCAGTGCCTGGCAGCGGGCGCCAGCGACTACCTGGCCAAGCCTGTGGATTTGGAGCGCCTGTTCTCGCTCTTGCGCGTGTGGCTGCCGAAAATGGAGCGGCTGTGACCTCCACCGCTCCGCCTTCGTCCCTGCCGGCTTCCCCGCCCTCCCCGTTGAGCAACACGGAGATCGAGCTGCGGCTGCTGATGGAGGCCATCTACCTCAAATACAGCTACGACTTTCGAAACTACACC
Proteins encoded in this region:
- a CDS encoding response regulator produces the protein MKTPTAIDPDDFDRLLSRNLKLPLLGGLIGALVFVGLIVYLLSTIGAVEHSDRVTRSASELQRRSIDMETGLRGFLITGDESFLEPYQTALPRIKGEIDSLRKLVSDNRQQLERLERIDAIQQDWNEYARGLIAVRKTGADYQQAVRQGRGKQLSDAMRAEFAGFIETEQGLRFQRSEQANRTSWLVVGTFLLFTLLFTGLVAYFGRRQLMRLSDSYDVVLQEQAAHADRLAQQAWLRSAQTELVGDLVGELSANDLGRKVLAFCSRHLGSAVGALYVRERDGSLRRAASYGFSMEAEASPQVFSPTQSLIGQAAAERRRMLIEPIRADYLKVNSGLGEMAPSAVLLMPVSSNGVVNGVVELGLPAAPDSRANELLDLVGEDIGDSLAAARYREQLQDALAETQQLNEELQVQQEELRTANEELEEQSRALRASQAMLENQQAELEQTNSQLSERTEALDQRNAALRRVQRDLEDRADELQRASRYKSEFLANMSHELRTPLNSALILAKLLGDNPQGNLSPEQVKFAESIYSSGNDLLTLINDILDISKVEAGKLEIVVENVALDKLAQSLESTFKPVAAEKRLAFRLEMRPGTPPLLVTDRHRVEQILKNLLSNAIKFTDSGEVALVVSAAPDGGAVFAVSDSGIGIAPDQQALIFEAFHQADGTTSRRYGGTGLGLSISRDLTGLLGGTLAVQSQPGQGSTFTLQLPAVAPQGLQEPAPAPAKAAAVQAPSPIAFTGHSPPVAPGPHGAVPPPLFADDRELPRDQVRRVLVIEDEPQFAHILYDLAHELGYRCLVAHGAADGFELAQQFVPDAILLDMRLPDSTGLDVLQRLKDSPKTRHIPIHVVSAADNAQAAALHMGAIGYAQKPATRAELMQVFARLEEKLTQKVKTVLLVEDDALQRESVIRLIGDEDIEIIAVGSGGEALELLRRRVFDCMITDLHLPDMQGSELLKQMAAEEIVSFPPVIVYTGRNLTRDEEAELQRYSRSIIIKGARSPERLLDEVTLFLHKVEAELSSERQGMLKAARGRDRIFEGRTILLVDDDVRNIFALTSALEQRGAAVEIGRNGREALEKLAHVREIDLVLMDVMMPEMDGLEATRRLRADPRFDKLPVIAITAKAMKDDREQCLAAGASDYLAKPVDLERLFSLLRVWLPKMERL
- a CDS encoding helicase C-terminal domain-containing protein codes for the protein MSVKALCAFAAKAGDLDLRFVPAPSALEGMAGHALVQGRRGNGYQSEVALVSHWGALKVRGRADGHDPRERRVEEIKTFRGDFDAIRGNHRALHWAQARTYGWMLCELHGYERMTVALVYLDLATGDETVLEEQHERAALQAHFERLCACYSAWAEAEAAHHAALDGALARLGFPHGAFRAGQRELAEAVYRAAVNGRCLMAQAPTGIGKTLATIFPLLKARAAQKIDKIFFLTAKTSGRAVALDALRLLGKDCAQVRVLELTAREKVCEYPDRACNGDSCPLAKGFYDRLPAAREEAARTARLDRQALRHIALAHTVCPYFLAQEMAHWCDVIVGDYNYYFDGSAFLFATMKDAEWRAAVLVDEAHNLLERARGMYTAQLDGPALEEAHRAAPSAVRGPLARLYREWDTVQQSQAEPYDVVDEVPERFARALQAANMAMGEYFAATPEALQGPLQRFFFDALQFARLAESFGDHSVFERTLGPAQDQQQRSLAIRNLVPAPFLEPRFADAASVTCFSGTLSPFEFYRDALGLPADTALLDVASPFCSQQLRVEVAMNVSTRFRDRAGSLRSVAEIIGAQFERLPGNYLAFFSSFDYLEKACAAFLARHPGVPVWTQTRGMAEAERRDFVARFEEGGRGIGFAVLGGAFGEGIDLPGSRLIGAFVASLGLPQYNALNEITRERMQARFGKGYEYTYLYPGLQKVVQAAGRVIRTEQDSGVLHLLDDRFARAEIRQLLPPWWELQLGGPARAKGERGGVDAIR